Proteins encoded in a region of the Saccharothrix ecbatanensis genome:
- a CDS encoding CapA family protein: MPSVTLFLCGDVMTGRGVDQVLPCPGDPRLWERGVRDAVRYVGLAEEVSGPIPRPVGFAWPWGEAVGELDDVDPDVRVINLETSITRSDDVDGDKVVHYRMAPENIGCLTVVRPDVCALANNHVLDFGRRGLADTLDALATAGIASTGAGRNLGEAVTPAIVPAGPSRVVVFSYGHWSSGVPLRWGATFERPGVALLPDLSDATADWVVDRVRRVKQPGDVVVVSLHWGSNWGYDIPADQVRFGRRLLDGGVDILHGHSSHHPRRIEVHHGKLALYGCGDLVNDYEGIGGYEEYRDDLRPLYFPTVDADTGDLVDLRITPMRADRLSLRRASVEDAEHLRRVFGSATHLARDGSLRLRL, encoded by the coding sequence GTGCCCTCGGTGACGCTGTTCCTCTGCGGTGACGTCATGACCGGGCGGGGCGTCGACCAGGTGCTGCCGTGCCCCGGGGACCCCCGGTTGTGGGAGCGGGGCGTTCGGGACGCCGTTCGGTACGTCGGCCTGGCCGAGGAGGTCAGCGGTCCGATTCCGCGGCCTGTGGGCTTCGCGTGGCCGTGGGGTGAAGCGGTGGGCGAGCTGGACGACGTGGATCCGGACGTGCGGGTGATCAACCTCGAAACGAGCATCACGCGCAGCGACGACGTCGACGGGGACAAGGTGGTGCACTACCGGATGGCTCCCGAGAACATCGGCTGCTTGACAGTGGTCCGCCCCGATGTCTGCGCACTGGCCAACAACCACGTGCTCGACTTCGGCCGGCGAGGGCTCGCCGACACGCTCGACGCGCTGGCCACGGCGGGGATCGCGTCCACCGGGGCGGGGAGGAACCTGGGTGAGGCCGTGACGCCGGCGATCGTTCCCGCCGGACCGTCCCGAGTCGTCGTCTTCTCGTACGGGCACTGGTCCAGCGGCGTGCCACTTCGGTGGGGCGCGACCTTCGAGCGGCCAGGGGTCGCGTTGCTCCCGGACCTGTCCGACGCCACGGCGGACTGGGTCGTGGACCGCGTCCGGCGGGTGAAGCAGCCCGGTGACGTCGTCGTGGTCTCCCTGCACTGGGGTTCGAACTGGGGGTACGACATTCCGGCGGATCAAGTGCGGTTCGGGCGCCGGCTGCTGGACGGCGGCGTCGACATCCTGCACGGGCACTCCTCGCACCACCCGCGCCGGATCGAGGTCCACCACGGCAAGCTCGCGCTCTACGGCTGCGGTGACCTCGTCAACGACTACGAGGGGATCGGCGGCTACGAGGAGTACCGCGACGACCTGCGGCCGCTGTACTTCCCCACGGTCGACGCGGACACCGGCGACCTGGTCGACCTCCGCATCACGCCGATGCGGGCAGATCGGCTGAGCTTGCGGCGAGCGTCGGTCGAGGACGCGGAGCACCTGCGCCGGGTGTTCGGGTCGGCGACCCACCTCGCCCGGGACGGCTCACTTCGGCTGCGGCTGTGA
- a CDS encoding sigma-70 family RNA polymerase sigma factor — translation MTRAPARRAEPPDGDETQDLVRQYLKQIGATPLLSADDEVALARQIEAGVYAAELLRRDDLPAKRHGELTAVVRDGQAAKDHMVRANLRLVVSIAKKHLHRGMPLLDLIQEGNLGLIHAVEKFDYTKGYKFSTYAVWWIRQSVERGIAMHSRTVRLPVHVVEQLAKLARAERKLRLRLDREPTESELADEAGMTPERVVDLRRVGREAISLDTPVGEDGDTRVGDLIEDTDVLAASDVAEYQGLARELRALIDTLPAREALIVTLRYGLNDGGEGHTLKEVAEHLGLTRERIRQIEKEALAKLRAPERQEPLLAWAG, via the coding sequence ATGACACGTGCTCCCGCGCGGCGGGCGGAACCGCCGGACGGTGACGAGACGCAGGATCTGGTACGCCAGTACCTGAAGCAGATCGGGGCCACCCCACTGCTGAGCGCGGACGACGAGGTGGCGCTCGCCAGGCAGATCGAGGCCGGTGTCTACGCAGCCGAGCTGCTCCGGCGGGACGACCTGCCCGCGAAGCGGCACGGGGAGCTGACCGCCGTCGTGCGGGACGGCCAGGCCGCCAAGGACCACATGGTGCGCGCCAACCTGAGGCTGGTTGTGTCGATCGCGAAGAAGCACCTCCACCGGGGGATGCCGCTGCTCGACCTGATCCAGGAGGGCAACCTCGGCCTGATCCACGCCGTGGAGAAATTCGACTACACCAAGGGGTACAAGTTCTCCACGTACGCGGTGTGGTGGATTCGGCAGTCGGTCGAGCGCGGCATCGCCATGCACAGCCGCACCGTGCGGCTGCCGGTGCACGTGGTGGAGCAGTTGGCGAAGCTGGCTCGGGCTGAGCGCAAGCTCCGGCTTCGCCTCGACCGGGAGCCGACCGAGTCGGAACTGGCCGACGAGGCGGGCATGACGCCGGAGCGGGTGGTCGACCTGCGTCGCGTGGGTCGGGAGGCGATCAGCCTGGACACCCCGGTCGGCGAGGACGGTGACACGAGGGTCGGCGACCTGATCGAGGACACCGACGTCCTGGCGGCGTCCGACGTCGCGGAGTACCAGGGGCTCGCACGGGAGCTGCGGGCGTTGATCGACACCCTGCCCGCGCGCGAGGCACTGATCGTCACTCTGCGCTACGGACTGAACGACGGCGGTGAAGGACACACGTTGAAGGAGGTCGCCGAGCACCTGGGCCTGACGCGGGAGCGGATCCGGCAGATCGAGAAGGAAGCCCTGGCCAAGTTGCGGGCGCCGGAGCGACAGGAACCGCTGCTCGCCTGGGCCGGCTGA
- a CDS encoding GAF and ANTAR domain-containing protein, which yields MDGERLVETFVELADTLVDDFDVIDFLHMLADRCVELLDVDAAGLLLVDHQGRLQLIATSNEQARLLELFQLQNDEGPCLDAFAAGTRVSHPDLANAGERWPRFTAAATEAGFAAVDAVPMRLRSKVIGALNLFRNRAGELDATALRTATALVDVATIGLLQQRSIHHHQVLTEQLQSALNSRVIVEQAKGLVAERLQVDMDTAFAALRGHARGSNLKLSSVAREVIAGTIDTAQLLAAPARTQPLRR from the coding sequence ATGGACGGTGAACGTCTCGTCGAAACGTTCGTCGAGTTGGCGGACACCCTGGTCGACGACTTCGACGTCATCGACTTCCTGCACATGCTCGCGGACCGGTGCGTCGAACTCCTCGACGTGGACGCGGCGGGGTTGCTGCTGGTGGACCACCAGGGCAGGTTGCAGTTGATCGCGACGTCCAACGAGCAGGCCCGCCTGCTGGAACTCTTCCAACTCCAGAACGACGAAGGGCCCTGCCTGGACGCGTTCGCCGCCGGCACCAGGGTCAGCCACCCCGACCTGGCCAACGCCGGCGAGCGGTGGCCGAGGTTCACCGCGGCGGCCACCGAGGCCGGGTTCGCCGCCGTGGACGCGGTGCCCATGCGCCTGCGCAGCAAGGTGATCGGCGCGCTCAACCTCTTCCGGAACCGGGCCGGGGAGTTGGACGCGACCGCGTTGCGGACCGCCACCGCGCTGGTCGACGTCGCCACCATCGGCCTGCTGCAACAACGTTCGATCCACCACCACCAGGTGCTGACCGAGCAGCTCCAGTCCGCGCTGAACAGCCGGGTGATCGTCGAACAGGCCAAGGGGCTGGTCGCCGAACGCCTCCAGGTCGACATGGACACCGCCTTCGCCGCGCTGCGCGGCCACGCGCGCGGGAGCAACCTCAAGCTGAGCAGCGTCGCGCGCGAGGTCATCGCCGGCACCATCGACACCGCGCAACTCCTCGCCGCACCCGCCCGCACCCAACCGCTCCGACGCTGA
- a CDS encoding low temperature requirement protein A, whose protein sequence is MSTLPSRRPRLGVTSGGEGDRVTTLELFFDLVFVFAFTQVTALMIDGDPPRSLLQGFVVLSLLWWAWSSYAWLANQARANRGLLRAAFVVAMIAMFVACLAIPEAFHEVPGGVPAAATLVFCYAVVRCAHLAVYLAAAGDDKALRGRVVRTATTSVAPTVAILAVGAAFGEPWQTWIWLAAVGYDFAAIYLGARGGGWIVRSAAHFAERHGLVVILALGESIVAVGVGVSHEPLTWPVIIGGVLAITIAVGLWWQYFHHRFEQLEHALESRQGHDRARLASEVFTYLHFPLIAGIILTALGIEQAMAHISDDHLGPLGGWALAGGLTCALLASALTTIRIGGSIPRMWWASAALVLASGVLLAVLPPLWSLALAAFLVAAFCARDEMLTSRSQQGEAS, encoded by the coding sequence GTGTCCACATTGCCGTCCCGGCGGCCACGTCTCGGCGTCACCAGTGGTGGCGAGGGCGATCGGGTCACCACGCTGGAACTGTTCTTCGATCTCGTCTTCGTGTTCGCGTTCACCCAGGTCACCGCCCTGATGATCGACGGCGACCCGCCCCGCTCGCTGCTGCAGGGGTTCGTCGTCCTGTCGTTGCTCTGGTGGGCGTGGTCCTCGTACGCGTGGCTGGCCAACCAGGCGCGAGCCAACCGCGGTCTGCTGCGGGCCGCGTTCGTGGTGGCGATGATCGCGATGTTCGTCGCCTGCCTGGCGATCCCGGAGGCGTTCCACGAGGTCCCCGGCGGTGTCCCGGCAGCCGCCACCCTGGTGTTCTGCTACGCCGTCGTCCGGTGTGCCCACCTGGCGGTCTACCTCGCCGCCGCGGGTGACGACAAGGCGCTGCGTGGCCGCGTTGTCCGGACCGCCACGACCTCCGTCGCCCCGACCGTGGCGATCCTCGCCGTCGGCGCCGCGTTCGGAGAGCCGTGGCAGACGTGGATCTGGCTCGCGGCGGTCGGGTACGACTTCGCCGCGATCTACCTCGGCGCGCGCGGCGGCGGGTGGATCGTGCGGTCGGCCGCCCACTTCGCCGAACGCCACGGCCTGGTCGTCATCCTGGCGCTGGGTGAATCGATCGTCGCTGTAGGTGTCGGCGTGTCGCACGAACCGCTCACCTGGCCCGTCATCATCGGGGGCGTCCTGGCCATCACCATCGCTGTCGGGCTGTGGTGGCAGTACTTCCACCACAGGTTCGAGCAGCTCGAACACGCGCTGGAGTCCCGACAGGGCCACGATCGCGCTCGGCTGGCCAGCGAGGTGTTCACCTACCTCCACTTCCCGCTGATCGCCGGCATCATCCTCACCGCGCTCGGGATCGAACAGGCCATGGCGCACATCAGCGACGACCACCTCGGCCCGCTCGGTGGCTGGGCCCTCGCCGGCGGACTCACGTGCGCCCTGCTGGCATCGGCGCTGACCACCATCCGCATCGGCGGAAGCATCCCGCGCATGTGGTGGGCGAGCGCGGCACTGGTCCTCGCGTCCGGCGTCCTCCTCGCCGTGCTGCCGCCGCTGTGGTCGCTCGCCCTCGCCGCGTTCCTCGTGGCAGCTTTCTGCGCGCGCGACGAGATGCTCACCTCCCGATCACAGCAGGGTGAAGCATCCTGA
- a CDS encoding SDR family oxidoreductase translates to MDITGNTIFIPGATSGIGLALALRLRAKGNTVVIGGRRTELLDELAADHGFATVRIDTSDAASITSAVRDVIDRFPELNVLVTMAGIMRVEDWRTAGFLADAEEVVTTNLLGPIRLIAALADHLRARPGAAIVTVSSGLAHVPLIVTPTYNATKAAVHMLSETLRLQLADTGVQVVELVPPAVRTAIVPGHETSDSAMPLDEFADEVMALLENDPEAREVLVERVKFLRFGEVRGDYDQVVAALNAAVPVTADASR, encoded by the coding sequence ATGGACATCACCGGCAACACGATCTTCATCCCCGGCGCCACGTCCGGGATCGGTCTCGCCCTTGCGCTGCGGTTGCGGGCGAAGGGCAACACCGTCGTCATCGGCGGGCGGCGCACAGAGCTGCTGGACGAGTTGGCCGCCGACCACGGCTTCGCGACCGTGCGCATCGACACCTCCGACGCCGCGTCGATCACCTCCGCCGTGCGCGATGTCATCGACCGCTTCCCCGAGCTGAACGTGCTGGTCACGATGGCCGGCATCATGCGCGTCGAGGACTGGCGCACCGCCGGGTTCCTCGCCGACGCGGAAGAGGTCGTCACGACCAACCTCCTCGGCCCGATCCGGCTGATCGCCGCGCTGGCCGACCACCTGCGGGCGCGGCCCGGTGCGGCGATCGTGACGGTCTCGTCCGGCCTGGCGCACGTTCCGCTGATCGTCACGCCCACCTACAACGCGACCAAGGCCGCCGTCCACATGCTCAGCGAGACGCTGCGCCTGCAACTGGCGGACACCGGCGTTCAGGTGGTCGAGCTGGTCCCGCCGGCCGTCCGAACGGCCATCGTGCCCGGCCACGAGACCTCCGACTCCGCCATGCCGCTGGACGAGTTCGCCGATGAGGTCATGGCCCTGCTCGAGAACGACCCCGAGGCCCGCGAGGTTCTCGTGGAGCGCGTGAAGTTCCTCCGCTTCGGCGAGGTGCGCGGCGACTACGACCAGGTCGTCGCCGCCCTCAACGCCGCCGTACCCGTGACTGCGGACGCGAGTCGGTGA
- a CDS encoding GAF and ANTAR domain-containing protein: MVRYTTDRLTRVSGWIAEKAVELDAPVSVGALCQTAVMRLGVSGAVLTMDTSGWPEVRCATDALGAQLTELQVTVGEGPAVDVWRGGGPALVADLDTPSSQARWPMFAPLAVKAGAVSLFALPLCVGAIRVGLLSLYRAEAGHLDAPALADSLAFAELALRLLLDEQAGLNTAGGVAEDVLPLHNPQVHQATGMVAAQLDVGMADAFAHLRARAFAEQTPLSDLAADVVARRRRFDRDGERS, encoded by the coding sequence ATGGTCCGGTACACCACCGACCGGCTGACGCGGGTGAGCGGCTGGATCGCGGAGAAGGCCGTCGAACTGGACGCGCCCGTCTCCGTCGGCGCCCTCTGCCAGACCGCGGTGATGCGGTTGGGTGTGAGCGGCGCGGTGCTGACCATGGACACGTCCGGCTGGCCAGAGGTCAGGTGCGCCACGGACGCGCTGGGCGCACAGCTGACCGAGTTGCAGGTGACCGTGGGTGAAGGCCCGGCCGTGGACGTCTGGCGCGGCGGCGGCCCGGCGCTCGTCGCCGACCTCGACACTCCGTCCAGCCAGGCCCGGTGGCCCATGTTCGCGCCCCTGGCCGTCAAAGCCGGTGCGGTGTCCCTCTTCGCCCTGCCGCTGTGCGTCGGCGCGATCCGGGTCGGACTGCTGTCGCTGTACCGGGCCGAGGCGGGGCACCTCGACGCCCCGGCGCTGGCCGACTCGTTGGCGTTCGCGGAACTGGCCCTGCGGCTGCTGCTGGACGAGCAGGCCGGCCTGAACACGGCGGGCGGCGTCGCCGAGGACGTCCTCCCGCTGCACAACCCGCAGGTGCACCAGGCCACCGGGATGGTCGCGGCGCAACTCGACGTGGGCATGGCCGACGCGTTCGCCCACCTGCGGGCGCGGGCGTTCGCCGAGCAGACGCCGCTGAGCGACTTGGCGGCCGATGTGGTGGCACGCCGGCGTCGATTCGACCGCGATGGGGAACGATCGTGA
- a CDS encoding FAD-binding oxidoreductase — translation MEFDRRTFIQATGLVVLGAWDREWDRLRRALTGRLVLPGDDVYETVRRPYNTVYAHRRPAAVALCADESDVARCLEFAARERIPVAARSGGHSYAGYSVPEDGLVIDLAALKAIRVADDGRARVGAGTRMIDLYDELAGAGRLLPAGSCATVGIGGLTLGGGISVVGRKYGLTCDRLLAARVVTPDGRVRRTDRHTEPDLFWALRGGGGGNFGVVTSFTFDTAPAPEVVVFTLEFPTGAATDVLGAWQEWMVGTPDGLWTVCNVLSGTPPGTGVVGTWIGPEPELTRLLDRLTAKVTPTTRTEVPMDYGTAMRYFAGCLPACTPTDGSPFVASSRMLHRPVDPARIVALLAGRRAGRAQFDSFGGAIGRVRPEDTAFPHRHAISSVQVYVDVGDVDEAEARRILADLRDGLGPHTGYVNYIDPDMPDWQTAYYGRNLPRLRRTARRYDPDRVLAFPQGLA, via the coding sequence ATGGAATTCGACCGCAGAACCTTCATCCAGGCCACCGGACTCGTCGTCCTCGGGGCGTGGGACCGCGAGTGGGACCGGCTGCGCCGCGCGCTCACCGGCAGGCTGGTCCTACCTGGTGACGACGTCTACGAGACCGTGCGCCGGCCGTACAACACGGTGTACGCGCACCGCAGGCCGGCGGCCGTCGCGTTGTGCGCCGACGAATCCGACGTCGCGCGCTGCCTCGAATTCGCCGCACGGGAACGGATTCCGGTCGCAGCCCGCAGCGGCGGTCACAGCTATGCCGGCTACTCGGTGCCCGAGGACGGTCTGGTCATCGACCTGGCCGCCCTGAAGGCGATCCGGGTGGCAGACGACGGGCGAGCGCGGGTCGGCGCGGGCACCCGGATGATCGACCTCTACGACGAACTGGCCGGCGCGGGCCGACTGCTGCCCGCCGGGTCGTGCGCGACCGTCGGCATCGGCGGGCTCACGCTGGGCGGCGGGATCAGCGTCGTCGGCCGCAAGTACGGCCTGACCTGCGACCGCCTGCTCGCGGCACGGGTCGTGACGCCGGACGGCCGCGTGCGCCGTACCGACCGGCACACCGAGCCGGACCTGTTCTGGGCGCTGCGCGGCGGCGGTGGCGGCAACTTCGGCGTCGTCACGTCCTTCACGTTCGACACCGCGCCCGCGCCCGAGGTGGTCGTGTTCACGCTGGAGTTCCCGACGGGCGCGGCGACCGACGTGCTCGGCGCGTGGCAGGAGTGGATGGTGGGCACGCCGGACGGGCTGTGGACGGTGTGCAACGTCCTGTCCGGCACCCCGCCGGGCACCGGCGTCGTCGGCACCTGGATCGGGCCCGAACCCGAGTTGACCCGGCTGCTGGACCGGCTGACCGCGAAGGTCACGCCGACCACCCGCACTGAGGTGCCCATGGACTACGGCACCGCCATGAGGTACTTCGCCGGCTGCCTGCCCGCGTGCACACCCACCGACGGGTCGCCGTTCGTCGCCTCGTCGAGGATGCTGCACCGGCCGGTCGACCCGGCGCGGATCGTCGCCCTGCTGGCCGGACGGCGGGCGGGACGGGCCCAGTTCGACTCGTTCGGCGGCGCGATAGGCCGGGTCCGGCCGGAGGACACCGCGTTCCCGCACCGGCACGCCATCAGCAGCGTGCAGGTGTACGTGGACGTTGGGGACGTCGACGAGGCCGAAGCCCGCCGCATCCTGGCCGACCTGCGCGACGGGCTCGGCCCCCACACCGGTTACGTCAACTACATCGACCCCGACATGCCGGACTGGCAGACCGCCTACTACGGCCGCAACCTGCCGCGGTTGCGCCGCACCGCGCGCCGCTACGACCCGGACCGCGTGCTGGCGTTCCCGCAAGGCCTGGCTTGA